A window of Adhaeribacter arboris genomic DNA:
TATTCGTTTGGAAGCAAGTTCTCCGCAACAACAATTTTTGCTCACCTTTGAATCGCCTATCTGGCAAATTCGGGTAGATTATGAACAAGGGTTATTAGCGTTCGAACTCCGCGACAGCGATCGTTTACAAGTGGAATTTGCCGTACTAAATTTACAAAACGGCCAGCTTAGCGCTCCTTACCGGGCACCCGAAAACTGGTGGATGGGTTTAGAAGATGCTTACGGGCGAATGCTGTTTTTGCATGGTTTTGGCAATCGGGCTATTGGCACGCACCAAGGTATTACCGCCGTTTCTGCCGACTCGTACCAAATTTTATGGCAGCAGGATCAAACGGTTTTTTACGGATTAGCCGATAATTCTCGAATTATAGCTCGGCCGGTTAAAGCAGAAAACGAGTTTTTTCAGGCTTTAAATGCCCAAACCGGGGTTATCTTGGAAACAAATATTAATCCGGTAGAAGCTCAGGCAGCGGTTACTAGTTTTAACCGATCACGAACTTCTAAAAGTAATTACCCGGTTCACTATCCAGCAACCAGTGAGCATTTTGCTTTGCTGAGTCAATTCATTTTCTCGCATTCGGAGCGGCAGGGCCAGGGCGCTATTGATTACCTGGAAACAGAAAAATATTTAATTTTAGGTTATAACGAGGTCGTAGCAAAGGGCAAGTGGCAAAATATTTTAGGAGTTTACTCCGCGACTGAAGGCACGTTGTTGTTGGAAGAAGTTTTAACGGCTTCTGCTTCCGGCTTAGTTCGGGATACTTTTTTTGTAATAAATAATACTCTGCTGTTTATAAAAGCAAAAAATACATTGGTAGGGTATTTCGTTTAATAATTATGGCTATGATGAAGTTTTTAGTAGCGGCTTTGTGTTTGTTAGCAGCAGTGTCTGTAAGCAATTCTTATGCGATTGCAACTCCTCTTGATTCGATAAAAATAATTGCTAATGGTAATAAATTGATCCGGCACCAAGTGCAGGCCAAAGAAACCATTTTTTCTGTGGCCCGGAAATATGGCGTAACCGTAACCAAAATAAAGCAAACAAATCCGGGATTAACCACGCTACTGGTAGGTCAGGTAATTTTCGTTCCAGTGGCAACCGCCACGGGTAATCCATCTAAAACAATTAACGTAACGAAAACGCCGGTTAAAAAAGAAAATAAAACTGCGCCCGTATCTCCTACAATTGGTGGTCCGGTTTTGTTCGATGGGCAAGGAAACCAGGTCCATAAAGTAGATAGCAAACAAACTTTATTTTCAATTGCCCGCTTGTATAATGTGCGTATTGCCGACCTTAAAAAATGGAATAATCTGCCGGACGATAACGTGCACGATAACCAGACGTTAATTGTGAAGCCCCAGGCCTCTTCTGGAAAAGCAATAGCCAATTCTCCGGTAGAACCCGTCATTCCCGTTAAACCTGAAACAACAGCTGTAACTCAAACGCCGGTGGTAGTTTCCCGGCCCGAAACCATACCCGTCGATCATACAGCGGTACGCCGCGAAGATAGCATAAGAGCGGCTGCGCCCCGGGAAACTTTTTCGAGGGTAACGGAAAGTGGTTTGGCCGAATTAATCAGCGAAGGAAAATCGGGTAATAAATACTTGGCCTTGCATAAAACCGCTCCCGTAGGCTCCTTTATAAACGTTCGTAACCTGATGAATAATCAAGCAGTTTCGGTTCGGGTAATCGGTAAATTGCCCGATATTGGTTCGAATGAAAAAGTAGTGGTGAAGGTTTCGAAACGGGCTTATCAACGCTTGGGAGCTTTGGATAACCGCTTTATGGTGGAAGTGCAATACGAGGTAGCTGATAAAGTTTTATCTTCGAACCAGTAAATTCCCGGTTATTCGTTTAACCTTGCTACTAACACAAGTATTTCTCTTTCCAAAAAGGGTAACCATTTTCGAGCGGCGGGTAAAGCTTAATAGGAGAACTTGTTTATTTTAATTTGTACCTAAGATTATTTTCCAGCGCCTATTCTTTAACAAAATTCTTCGTTAGTCATAGAGAATTATATTCTCCATCTTTTATAAATTTTCTTTCCTCTCTCTGTGAGTTAATAGCCATTCCGTACGGGTTTTGTTGATAAGAATGTTGATAATTCTTTCTAAAAAAAAGACCCCAGCAAGGGAAGTTAGTTTTTTTATCCGGGCCGAAAAGTTAAATTTGAAATAAGAAAGAAACGTCAGCTCGTTAAGATAGGAATATGATTAAAGGTTTTTTGGCCGCCGTTTTTACGTGCGGTTTCATTCAGGTTTCCCAAGCCGCCATTCCGGC
This region includes:
- a CDS encoding septal ring lytic transglycosylase RlpA family protein, which translates into the protein MMKFLVAALCLLAAVSVSNSYAIATPLDSIKIIANGNKLIRHQVQAKETIFSVARKYGVTVTKIKQTNPGLTTLLVGQVIFVPVATATGNPSKTINVTKTPVKKENKTAPVSPTIGGPVLFDGQGNQVHKVDSKQTLFSIARLYNVRIADLKKWNNLPDDNVHDNQTLIVKPQASSGKAIANSPVEPVIPVKPETTAVTQTPVVVSRPETIPVDHTAVRREDSIRAAAPRETFSRVTESGLAELISEGKSGNKYLALHKTAPVGSFINVRNLMNNQAVSVRVIGKLPDIGSNEKVVVKVSKRAYQRLGALDNRFMVEVQYEVADKVLSSNQ
- a CDS encoding DUF4905 domain-containing protein, which codes for MAGIRLEASSPQQQFLLTFESPIWQIRVDYEQGLLAFELRDSDRLQVEFAVLNLQNGQLSAPYRAPENWWMGLEDAYGRMLFLHGFGNRAIGTHQGITAVSADSYQILWQQDQTVFYGLADNSRIIARPVKAENEFFQALNAQTGVILETNINPVEAQAAVTSFNRSRTSKSNYPVHYPATSEHFALLSQFIFSHSERQGQGAIDYLETEKYLILGYNEVVAKGKWQNILGVYSATEGTLLLEEVLTASASGLVRDTFFVINNTLLFIKAKNTLVGYFV